The following coding sequences lie in one Corynebacterium humireducens NBRC 106098 = DSM 45392 genomic window:
- a CDS encoding aldehyde dehydrogenase family protein has protein sequence MTTVALINPSTGETEETFPRFDDADRDALLDRAVTAQRAWRATPLEERAAVLRRTAALYRERAEDLAGLIGREMGKLRRQGLGELRIVADIYDWYAEHAHELLAPQELPAQGALRTFVRKDALGVVLGIMPWNFPYYQVARWAAPNLLLGNALVLKHASLCPLSSQACEDVLLDAGLPAHVFRNVRASGSQMADFIADPRIAAVSLTGSEEAGAAVAEVAGAHHKKSVLELGGNDPFLVLDDHNLEKVLGRYVSARMANAGQACNAPKRLIVLAPFYERALEFLRERIGALPVGAWDDPDAKVGPLSSVEARDEIVRRLAEGDATVVVGGRPLDRPGAFLEPTLLTDVDPASDLGCNEIFGPVAILHRAADVEEAVALANDTDYGLGSYVFGSDLELAQEVASRMEAGMTYVNETGASRPGLPFGGIGRSGYGRELGEWGVDEFANLHLFRVSPAL, from the coding sequence ATGACCACTGTTGCCCTCATCAACCCCAGCACCGGCGAGACCGAGGAGACGTTCCCGCGTTTCGACGACGCCGACCGCGACGCCCTCCTCGACCGCGCCGTCACCGCCCAGCGTGCGTGGCGCGCGACCCCGCTCGAGGAACGCGCCGCCGTCCTGCGCCGCACCGCCGCCCTCTACCGCGAACGCGCCGAGGACCTCGCCGGCCTCATCGGCCGCGAGATGGGCAAGCTGCGCCGCCAGGGGCTCGGCGAGCTGCGGATCGTCGCCGACATCTACGACTGGTACGCCGAGCACGCCCACGAGCTGCTCGCCCCGCAGGAACTGCCCGCGCAGGGGGCGCTGCGCACCTTCGTGCGGAAGGACGCGCTCGGCGTCGTCCTCGGCATCATGCCGTGGAACTTCCCCTACTACCAGGTCGCCCGCTGGGCGGCACCGAACCTGCTGCTCGGCAACGCGCTGGTGCTCAAGCACGCCTCCCTCTGCCCGCTGTCCTCGCAGGCCTGTGAGGACGTGCTTCTCGACGCCGGCCTCCCCGCCCACGTCTTCCGGAACGTCCGCGCCTCCGGCTCCCAGATGGCCGATTTCATCGCGGACCCGCGGATCGCCGCGGTCTCCCTGACGGGGTCAGAAGAGGCGGGTGCGGCCGTCGCGGAGGTCGCGGGCGCGCACCACAAGAAGTCCGTCCTCGAGCTCGGCGGCAACGACCCCTTCCTCGTCCTCGACGACCACAACCTGGAGAAGGTGCTCGGCCGCTACGTCAGCGCCCGCATGGCCAACGCCGGGCAGGCGTGCAACGCGCCGAAGCGGCTCATCGTGCTCGCACCCTTCTATGAGCGGGCCCTGGAGTTCCTCCGGGAGCGCATCGGCGCCCTGCCGGTCGGCGCGTGGGACGACCCGGACGCGAAGGTCGGGCCGCTGTCGTCGGTCGAGGCCCGCGACGAGATCGTCCGGCGCCTCGCGGAGGGCGACGCCACCGTCGTGGTCGGCGGCCGACCGCTCGACCGCCCCGGCGCCTTCCTCGAGCCGACCCTGCTCACCGACGTCGACCCCGCCTCCGACCTGGGCTGCAACGAGATCTTCGGGCCCGTCGCTATCCTCCACCGCGCGGCCGACGTCGAGGAGGCCGTCGCCCTGGCCAACGACACCGACTACGGCCTGGGCAGCTACGTCTTCGGGTCCGACCTGGAGCTGGCGCAGGAGGTGGCCTCCCGCATGGAGGCCGGCATGACCTACGTCAACGAGACCGGGGCCTCCCGCCCCGGCCTGCCCTTCGGCGGCATCGGGCGTTCCGGATACGGGCGCGAACTGGGGGAGTGGGGCGTCGACGAGTTCGCCAACCTGCACCTCTTCCGCGTCAGCCCGGCACTGTAG
- a CDS encoding YdcF family protein — translation MPLLILGARTLHGYPSRILVDRLRRALPLVDAAPVVVSGDGEAAVMEQWLTAHGVDPALIVREPRARSTNENLENARALFPDVPRWTIVTSDFHVWRTRLWAWHLGVPADVVGAPTQRRDLLVAVLRECLALPHSALRIAWRRVRSIAGEHR, via the coding sequence ATGCCGCTCCTCATCCTCGGTGCCCGCACGTTGCACGGCTACCCCAGCCGCATCCTCGTGGACCGGCTGCGCCGTGCGCTCCCGCTTGTCGACGCCGCCCCCGTCGTCGTCTCCGGCGACGGCGAGGCCGCCGTCATGGAGCAGTGGCTCACCGCGCACGGCGTCGACCCGGCCCTGATCGTGCGGGAACCCCGTGCCCGGTCGACGAACGAGAACCTCGAGAACGCCCGTGCTCTGTTCCCCGACGTCCCGCGCTGGACGATCGTGACCTCCGACTTTCATGTCTGGCGCACGCGCCTGTGGGCCTGGCACCTGGGTGTCCCGGCGGACGTGGTGGGGGCGCCGACGCAGCGTCGCGACCTGCTCGTGGCGGTGCTTCGGGAGTGCCTGGCGCTGCCGCACTCGGCGCTGCGGATCGCGTGGCGGCGGGTGAGGTCGATCGCCGGTGAACACCGCTGA
- a CDS encoding MMPL family transporter, whose amino-acid sequence MSTLLARLGSHSFRHPARVLAVWLLILMAVIALVLSTDGRIRSSVTVDGTPAQEQLDRIRAELPDAGGAQGSIVFRAGDDTPLDAAELGTVAAAVRAAEGLDFVVDKAARTAQRQAELQARAQSPQQLQTMTAMLGELQRGTDPQGRPLVLDGTPVPGVTLSVDGTIAVYDVQLSDALDDLPPGVADELMEAVDGQLAGTALQAYPSDSLLPLEPPVGGHELVGLAVAAVVLLLTLGSLVAAGLPLLTAVTGVAIGVGGAFGLSGFYTMTSTTPVLALMLGLAVGIDYALFILHRQRSLILHEGMSAHDATRRAVGTSGTAVVFAGLTVIVALLGLLVLRISFVSTMALATAATIAIAVSLSVTALPALLGLVGERVVGKRARARAAAGGKAEEHRVDRGWARALTARPLVVIVGVVLALGLLALPVADMRLGMPGGGAASESSPERINHDLTARALGEGANGPLLVAVEKPAGEPDLAGVRATLDTLGGFEGVASAALRGTSEHLEIYALTPVTGPLAPETTDLVHDLRDAGYGVTGLTAINIDLSQKLADAVPLYLSIIAGLSLLILLLVFRSVVIPVAATLGFLLTIGATFGVTTLVFGTVLSFLPIMATGILYGLAMDYQLFLGTAMREAYVHGATPREAVVEGFAHASRVVVAAAVIMISVFGVFVLTDDITIRQFGLTLAVGILIDALLIRMVLIPVVMSRAGRAAWWLPRWLDRALPRLDVEGSALRN is encoded by the coding sequence ATGTCCACACTGCTCGCCCGACTGGGCTCCCACTCCTTCCGCCACCCCGCCCGGGTGCTGGCCGTCTGGCTGCTGATCCTCATGGCGGTCATCGCGCTCGTCCTCAGCACGGACGGCCGCATCCGTTCCTCCGTCACCGTCGACGGCACCCCCGCGCAGGAACAGCTCGACCGGATCAGGGCCGAGCTTCCCGACGCCGGCGGCGCCCAGGGCTCCATCGTCTTCCGCGCCGGCGACGACACGCCTCTCGACGCCGCCGAACTCGGGACCGTCGCCGCGGCGGTCCGTGCCGCGGAGGGGCTGGACTTCGTCGTCGACAAGGCGGCCCGTACCGCCCAGCGGCAGGCCGAACTGCAGGCGCGGGCGCAGTCCCCGCAGCAGCTCCAGACCATGACCGCCATGCTCGGCGAGCTCCAGCGCGGCACCGACCCGCAGGGCCGGCCCCTCGTCCTTGACGGCACCCCGGTCCCCGGCGTGACCCTCAGTGTCGACGGCACCATCGCCGTTTACGACGTGCAGCTCAGCGACGCCCTCGACGACCTGCCCCCGGGCGTGGCCGACGAGCTCATGGAGGCGGTGGACGGGCAGCTCGCGGGGACCGCGCTGCAGGCCTACCCGAGCGACTCACTGCTGCCGCTGGAACCGCCGGTCGGCGGGCATGAGCTGGTGGGTCTCGCGGTGGCCGCGGTGGTCCTCCTGCTCACCCTCGGTTCCCTCGTGGCCGCCGGTCTCCCGCTGCTCACCGCGGTGACGGGCGTGGCCATCGGCGTGGGCGGGGCGTTCGGCCTCTCCGGCTTCTACACCATGACCTCGACCACGCCGGTGCTGGCGCTCATGCTCGGCCTGGCGGTGGGCATCGACTACGCCCTGTTCATCCTCCACCGGCAGCGTTCGCTCATCCTCCACGAGGGCATGAGCGCGCACGACGCCACACGACGGGCGGTGGGCACCTCCGGCACGGCCGTCGTCTTCGCCGGGCTCACCGTCATCGTCGCCCTCCTCGGCCTGCTCGTCCTGCGCATCTCCTTCGTGTCCACTATGGCCCTGGCCACCGCGGCGACCATCGCGATTGCGGTGTCGCTGTCGGTCACCGCGCTGCCGGCGCTGCTGGGGCTGGTGGGCGAACGGGTCGTCGGGAAGCGTGCCCGGGCCCGCGCCGCAGCGGGCGGGAAGGCGGAGGAGCACCGCGTGGACCGCGGCTGGGCCCGCGCCCTCACCGCCCGCCCGCTGGTGGTCATCGTCGGCGTGGTCCTCGCGCTGGGGCTGCTGGCGCTGCCGGTCGCCGACATGCGCCTGGGGATGCCGGGTGGAGGGGCGGCGTCGGAAAGCTCCCCGGAGAGGATCAACCACGACCTCACCGCACGGGCACTCGGGGAGGGCGCGAACGGGCCGCTGCTCGTCGCCGTGGAGAAGCCGGCCGGGGAACCGGATCTGGCGGGTGTCCGGGCGACGCTCGACACGCTCGGCGGCTTCGAGGGCGTCGCCAGCGCGGCGCTGCGCGGCACCAGCGAGCACCTGGAGATCTACGCCCTCACCCCCGTGACCGGCCCTCTCGCGCCGGAGACCACCGACCTGGTCCACGATCTGCGCGACGCCGGCTACGGCGTCACCGGACTCACCGCGATCAACATCGACCTCTCACAGAAACTTGCCGACGCCGTCCCGCTCTACCTCAGCATCATCGCGGGACTCTCCCTGCTCATCCTGCTGCTGGTGTTCCGTTCCGTCGTCATCCCCGTCGCCGCGACGCTGGGTTTCCTGCTCACCATCGGTGCCACCTTCGGCGTGACCACGCTGGTGTTCGGCACCGTCCTCAGTTTCCTGCCCATCATGGCCACCGGCATCCTCTACGGCCTGGCGATGGACTACCAGCTCTTCCTCGGCACCGCGATGCGCGAGGCGTACGTCCACGGGGCCACGCCCCGGGAGGCTGTCGTCGAGGGATTCGCGCACGCCAGCCGCGTCGTCGTCGCGGCGGCCGTCATCATGATCTCGGTGTTCGGCGTCTTCGTGCTCACCGACGACATCACCATCCGCCAGTTCGGCCTCACCCTCGCGGTGGGCATCCTCATCGACGCCCTCCTCATCCGCATGGTCCTCATCCCCGTCGTGATGAGCCGGGCGGGCCGCGCCGCATGGTGGCTGCCCCGCTGGCTCGACCGCGCCCTGCCGCGTCTCGACGTCGAGGGGTCCGCCCTGCGCAACTGA
- a CDS encoding TetR/AcrR family transcriptional regulator — protein sequence MTSSLRDTKRAATRRALADATYRRVREHGFDGVTIEEITTDVNVSRRTFSNYFANKEEAVAFVPVDRIRAELEEWVVPEQADIPTAVRSVVGHLMNSGLPLLLAELDRLGRSHTPFGPHAREAQWAVWEAVGDRLRAELLIDDPRERRNLAMLLGALYGIVSARLAESEEAADLAAVQESVAEVFTWLEPAIRGQAGAPGAGGVDRR from the coding sequence ATGACCTCCAGCCTCAGAGACACCAAGCGGGCGGCCACCCGGCGCGCGCTCGCCGACGCCACCTACCGCCGTGTCCGCGAGCACGGTTTCGACGGGGTCACCATCGAGGAGATCACCACCGACGTCAACGTCTCCCGGCGCACCTTCTCCAACTACTTCGCCAACAAGGAGGAGGCGGTGGCCTTCGTCCCCGTGGACCGCATCCGCGCGGAACTGGAGGAGTGGGTCGTCCCGGAGCAGGCGGACATCCCCACGGCCGTCCGCTCCGTCGTCGGGCACCTCATGAACAGCGGCCTGCCGCTCCTGCTCGCCGAACTGGACCGCCTCGGCCGCAGCCACACGCCCTTCGGCCCCCACGCCCGCGAGGCGCAGTGGGCGGTGTGGGAGGCCGTCGGCGACAGGCTCCGCGCCGAACTGCTTATCGACGACCCCCGCGAGCGCCGCAACCTCGCCATGCTGCTCGGTGCCCTGTACGGCATCGTCTCCGCCCGACTCGCCGAGTCGGAGGAGGCGGCGGACCTCGCCGCGGTGCAGGAGAGCGTCGCCGAGGTGTTCACCTGGCTGGAACCGGCGATCCGGGGGCAGGCCGGGGCGCCGGGCGCCGGCGGCGTCGATCGCCGGTGA
- a CDS encoding carbohydrate ABC transporter permease, whose protein sequence is MRRATLWHYLGVLFIMFWGLAPFYWMVIVALRDKRYTFDTTPWPTHVTLENFRDALATNKGNDFLGAIGNSLLISVATTSLAVMVGVFTAYALARLNFPGKGVVTGIILAASMFPGIALVTPLFQLFGDLGWIGTYRAMIIPNISFALPLTIYTLVSFFRQLPWELEEAARVDGASRGQAFRLVLLPLAAPALFTTAILAFIATWNEFMLARQLSTTATEPVTVAIARFSGPSAFEYPYASIMAAGALVTVPLIIMVLIFQRRIVSGLTAGGVKA, encoded by the coding sequence ATGAGGCGCGCAACACTGTGGCACTACCTGGGAGTGCTGTTCATCATGTTCTGGGGCCTCGCGCCCTTCTACTGGATGGTGATCGTCGCCCTGCGCGACAAGCGCTACACCTTCGACACCACCCCCTGGCCGACGCACGTCACCCTGGAGAACTTCCGCGACGCGCTGGCCACCAACAAGGGCAACGACTTCCTCGGGGCGATCGGCAACTCGCTGCTCATCTCCGTGGCGACGACCTCCCTCGCCGTCATGGTCGGCGTCTTCACCGCCTACGCCCTCGCCCGGCTGAACTTCCCCGGCAAGGGCGTGGTCACCGGCATCATCCTCGCCGCGTCGATGTTCCCGGGCATCGCCCTGGTCACCCCGCTGTTCCAGCTCTTCGGCGACCTCGGGTGGATCGGCACCTACCGCGCGATGATCATCCCGAACATCTCCTTCGCCCTGCCGCTGACGATCTACACCCTGGTGTCCTTCTTCCGGCAGCTGCCCTGGGAGCTGGAGGAGGCCGCGCGTGTCGACGGCGCCTCCCGCGGCCAGGCCTTCCGCCTCGTGCTGCTCCCCCTGGCGGCCCCGGCGCTGTTCACGACGGCGATCCTGGCGTTCATCGCCACCTGGAACGAGTTCATGCTCGCCCGCCAGCTCTCGACGACCGCCACCGAGCCCGTCACCGTCGCCATCGCCCGCTTCTCCGGGCCGAGCGCCTTCGAGTACCCCTACGCCTCCATCATGGCGGCGGGTGCCCTGGTGACGGTCCCGCTCATCATCATGGTGCTCATCTTCCAGCGGCGCATCGTCTCCGGCCTCACCGCCGGTGGTGTGAAGGCGTGA
- a CDS encoding carbohydrate ABC transporter permease yields the protein MNTRAGQARSAAWLIAPALIVLAIVIGYPILRAIFLSFQADKSLDPTTGLFVEGGFAGLDHYLYWLSNRCMSPSGTVSTCPPGVLATDFWPAVRITLFFTVVTVALETILGMFMALVMNREFRGRGLVRAAVLIPWAIPTAVTAKLWQFIFADRGIVNSLFDTNISWTTDPWAARSAVIIADVWKTAPFMALLILAGLQMIPKDVYEAARVDGASRWQQFRLITMPLVKPALMVAVLFRTLDALRMYDLPVIMISASSNSPTATISQLVVEDMRQNNFNSASALSTLIFLLIFAVAFIMIRFLGADVSGQRGVKGRKVPGMRKRRQVKMEEEELVS from the coding sequence ATGAACACACGTGCCGGTCAGGCCCGCTCCGCGGCCTGGCTGATCGCCCCCGCGCTCATCGTCCTGGCCATCGTCATCGGCTACCCGATCCTGCGCGCGATCTTCCTGTCCTTCCAGGCGGACAAGTCGCTCGACCCCACCACCGGACTCTTCGTCGAAGGTGGCTTCGCCGGACTCGACCACTACCTGTACTGGCTGTCGAACCGCTGCATGTCCCCCTCCGGCACGGTCTCCACCTGTCCGCCGGGGGTGCTCGCCACCGACTTCTGGCCGGCCGTGCGGATCACACTGTTCTTCACGGTCGTCACCGTCGCCCTGGAGACCATCCTCGGCATGTTCATGGCGCTGGTGATGAACCGTGAGTTCCGCGGCCGGGGTCTCGTCCGCGCCGCGGTGCTCATCCCCTGGGCCATCCCCACCGCGGTCACCGCGAAGCTGTGGCAGTTCATCTTCGCGGACCGGGGCATCGTCAACTCCCTCTTCGACACGAACATCTCCTGGACGACCGACCCCTGGGCGGCGCGTTCCGCGGTCATCATCGCCGACGTGTGGAAGACGGCCCCCTTCATGGCACTGCTCATCCTCGCGGGCCTGCAGATGATCCCCAAGGACGTCTACGAGGCCGCGCGTGTCGACGGCGCCTCCCGCTGGCAGCAGTTCCGGCTCATCACCATGCCGCTGGTCAAGCCGGCCCTCATGGTGGCGGTGCTGTTCCGCACGCTCGACGCGCTGCGCATGTACGACCTGCCGGTCATCATGATCTCCGCGTCCTCCAACTCCCCCACCGCGACCATCTCGCAGCTGGTGGTCGAGGACATGCGGCAGAACAACTTCAACTCCGCCTCCGCCCTGTCGACGCTCATCTTCCTGCTCATCTTCGCCGTGGCGTTCATCATGATCCGCTTCCTCGGCGCCGACGTGTCGGGACAGCGCGGCGTGAAGGGCCGGAAGGTCCCCGGGATGCGGAAGCGGAGGCAGGTCAAGATGGAGGAAGAGGAGCTCGTGTCATGA
- a CDS encoding ABC transporter substrate-binding protein yields the protein MNIALKRPGRSLAAIAIVSTVVLAGCADSGDTGETTTATATDTTTATEAASDSEEGRGPITFAMGKNDTDKITPIIEKWNAQNPDEQVTLRELAGEADAQRETLVQSLQAGNSDYDVMALDVVWTADFAANQWLAPLTGDLEVDTSDLLQSTVDSATYNGTLYALPQNTNGQLLFRNTELIPEAPTNWAELEASCAGLETDCLTLQLKQYEGLTVNTVGFMEGWGGSVLSDAGDVTVDSDQAKEGLQALVDAYENGTISSASTSATEEETNLAFVGGDTAYAINWPYMYTNAEGETSEVAGKFEVQPLVGKDGVGVSTLGGYNNGININSENKRTALDFIKFIINEENQTSFAEASFPPVLASIYEDDALVEQFPYLPALKESLENAAPRPVSPFYTAVSKAIQDNAYAALTAGKSVDDATADMKAAIEQASR from the coding sequence ATGAACATCGCACTGAAGCGCCCGGGCCGTTCCCTGGCGGCCATCGCCATCGTCTCGACCGTGGTTCTCGCAGGTTGCGCCGACAGCGGCGACACCGGGGAGACCACCACCGCCACGGCAACCGACACCACCACCGCCACCGAGGCAGCCTCCGACTCGGAGGAGGGTCGCGGCCCGATCACCTTCGCCATGGGCAAGAACGACACCGACAAGATCACCCCGATCATCGAGAAGTGGAACGCCCAGAACCCGGACGAGCAGGTCACCCTCCGTGAGCTCGCCGGTGAGGCCGACGCCCAGCGTGAGACCCTCGTGCAGTCCCTGCAGGCGGGCAACTCCGACTACGACGTCATGGCGCTCGACGTCGTCTGGACCGCCGACTTCGCCGCCAACCAGTGGCTCGCACCGCTGACCGGCGACCTGGAGGTCGACACCTCCGACCTGCTGCAGTCCACCGTCGACTCCGCCACCTACAACGGCACCCTCTACGCACTGCCGCAGAACACCAACGGCCAGCTGCTCTTCCGCAACACCGAGCTGATCCCGGAGGCCCCGACCAACTGGGCCGAGCTCGAGGCGTCCTGCGCCGGGCTCGAGACCGACTGCCTCACCCTGCAGCTCAAGCAGTACGAGGGCCTGACCGTCAACACCGTCGGCTTCATGGAGGGCTGGGGCGGCTCCGTCCTCTCCGACGCCGGTGACGTCACCGTCGACTCCGACCAGGCCAAGGAAGGCCTCCAGGCGCTTGTCGACGCCTACGAGAACGGCACCATCTCCTCCGCGTCCACCTCCGCCACGGAGGAGGAGACCAACCTCGCGTTCGTCGGCGGTGACACCGCGTACGCCATCAACTGGCCGTACATGTACACCAACGCCGAGGGCGAGACCTCCGAGGTCGCGGGCAAGTTCGAGGTCCAGCCGCTCGTCGGCAAGGACGGTGTCGGTGTCTCCACCCTGGGTGGCTACAACAACGGCATCAACATCAACTCCGAGAACAAGCGCACCGCGCTGGACTTCATCAAGTTCATCATCAACGAGGAGAACCAGACCTCCTTCGCCGAGGCCTCCTTCCCGCCGGTCCTCGCCTCCATCTACGAGGACGACGCCCTGGTCGAGCAGTTCCCGTACCTGCCGGCCCTGAAGGAGTCCCTGGAGAACGCCGCACCGCGTCCGGTCTCCCCGTTCTACACGGCCGTCTCCAAGGCCATCCAGGACAACGCCTACGCCGCCCTGACCGCCGGCAAGTCCGTCGATGACGCGACCGCCGACATGAAGGCCGCCATCGAGCAGGCCTCCCGCTAA
- a CDS encoding ABC transporter ATP-binding protein, translated as MATVTFDKVSIRYPGAERPTVKDLDLEIADGEFLVLVGPSGCGKSTTLRALAGLEPVDSGHLLIDGKDVTGVEPGDRDIAMVFQNYALYPHLSVAKNMGFALKLAKMPAADIRKRVQDAAEMLGLEEFLDRKPKDLSGGQRQRVAMGRAIVRDPKVFLMDEPLSNLDAKLRVQTRAELAALQRRLGTTTVYVTHDQVEAMTMGDRVAVLKDGVLQQVAPPRELYDSPVNEFVAGFIGSPSMNLFPGEGVTLGVRPEAMQVVVDKQAPEGWVTRAATVDLVEELGSESYVYATSEGVRLVARLGDRAVPERGSAVTFAYDPAAAHRFDPSSGNRL; from the coding sequence ATGGCAACGGTCACATTCGACAAGGTGTCCATCCGCTACCCGGGCGCGGAGCGTCCGACGGTGAAGGATCTCGACCTGGAGATCGCGGACGGCGAGTTCCTCGTGCTGGTCGGCCCCTCGGGCTGCGGGAAGTCCACGACGCTGCGTGCGCTGGCGGGGCTCGAGCCCGTCGACTCCGGCCACCTGCTCATCGACGGCAAGGACGTCACCGGCGTGGAGCCGGGCGACCGGGACATCGCGATGGTGTTCCAGAACTACGCGCTGTACCCGCACCTGAGCGTGGCGAAGAACATGGGCTTCGCCCTCAAGCTGGCCAAGATGCCGGCCGCGGACATCAGGAAGCGGGTGCAGGACGCCGCGGAGATGCTCGGCCTCGAGGAGTTCCTCGACCGCAAGCCGAAGGACCTGTCCGGTGGTCAGCGGCAGCGCGTGGCGATGGGCCGCGCGATCGTGCGTGACCCGAAGGTGTTCCTCATGGACGAGCCGCTGTCGAACCTCGACGCGAAGCTGCGTGTGCAGACCCGCGCCGAGCTGGCCGCCCTGCAGCGCCGCCTCGGCACGACCACCGTCTACGTCACGCACGACCAGGTCGAGGCGATGACGATGGGTGACCGCGTCGCGGTGCTCAAGGACGGCGTCCTCCAGCAGGTCGCTCCCCCGCGGGAGCTCTACGACTCCCCCGTCAACGAGTTCGTCGCCGGCTTCATCGGGTCCCCCTCGATGAACCTCTTCCCGGGGGAGGGCGTGACCCTGGGGGTGCGGCCGGAGGCGATGCAGGTGGTCGTCGACAAGCAGGCGCCGGAGGGGTGGGTGACCCGGGCGGCCACCGTGGACCTCGTGGAGGAGCTCGGGTCCGAGTCCTACGTGTACGCCACGAGCGAGGGCGTGCGGCTGGTCGCGCGGCTGGGTGACCGGGCGGTGCCGGAGCGTGGGTCGGCGGTCACGTTCGCGTACGACCCGGCGGCGGCGCACCGTTTTGACCCGTCCTCGGGAAACCGTCTCTGA
- a CDS encoding TIGR03089 family protein, producing the protein MELLAHLLRTDPSTPRLTVYNESTGARLDFSAVTLDNWAAKVGNMLLEELDLDPSSRIVIDLPVSWQAVAIVLGALAAEVEWGFDGEGDVVFTSPESFDSWAGAGSDVVLVTDDPFGRGVVESGGELPAGAVDFGPTVRFYGDDFYGPAPSLLDIVVADSGPERVLSTGWSTEEGLVRAVLEPMSAGGSAVVVAGMVDAARLEEIAAAEKVTARL; encoded by the coding sequence ATGGAGCTTCTCGCACATCTGCTCAGGACCGACCCCTCGACCCCGCGGCTGACCGTCTACAACGAGTCCACCGGCGCGCGGCTCGACTTCTCCGCAGTGACCCTGGACAACTGGGCGGCGAAAGTCGGCAACATGCTGCTCGAGGAACTCGACCTCGACCCCTCCTCCCGCATCGTCATCGACCTGCCCGTGAGCTGGCAGGCCGTGGCCATCGTGCTCGGGGCCCTGGCCGCGGAGGTCGAGTGGGGCTTCGACGGGGAGGGCGACGTCGTGTTCACGTCGCCGGAGTCCTTCGACTCCTGGGCGGGCGCCGGTTCCGACGTCGTGCTGGTCACCGACGACCCCTTCGGCCGGGGCGTCGTCGAGTCCGGCGGTGAGCTCCCCGCCGGCGCCGTCGACTTCGGTCCGACGGTCCGCTTCTACGGCGACGACTTCTACGGCCCCGCGCCCTCGCTCCTCGACATCGTGGTGGCCGACAGCGGGCCGGAGCGTGTGCTGTCCACCGGGTGGAGCACCGAGGAGGGGCTCGTCCGCGCCGTCCTCGAGCCGATGTCCGCGGGTGGTTCCGCCGTGGTGGTCGCCGGGATGGTCGACGCGGCGCGGCTCGAGGAGATCGCCGCAGCGGAGAAGGTGACCGCCCGTTTGTAG
- a CDS encoding phytoene/squalene synthase family protein, which yields MSEMVDPLRRFDRMAHRAAREVIGSYSTSFSLAAKLLAPGIRRDVQNIYAMVRVADEIVDGPAAEAGASPSALLDTYEQSVLASLTGRFSVDPVVHAFGLTARRCGIPAEHVTAFFRSMRADLTETSHTPESLEAYIYGSAEVVGLMCLAAFLVDHPVTPEERARLEHGARALGSAFQKINFLRDLAEDSRDLGRSYLGDLSDDTKPAFIAGIREELAAARDVLPLLPGQARVGVLAATDLFSELTDLLDAAPVAELRARRLSVPMRRKVALAARAMVKAGR from the coding sequence ATGTCAGAGATGGTGGATCCCCTGCGCAGGTTCGACCGGATGGCCCACCGGGCCGCCCGGGAGGTCATCGGCAGTTACTCCACCAGTTTCTCCCTGGCGGCGAAGCTGCTGGCGCCGGGCATCCGCCGTGACGTGCAGAACATCTACGCGATGGTGCGTGTGGCGGACGAGATCGTCGACGGCCCCGCCGCGGAGGCCGGCGCCAGCCCTTCCGCGCTTCTCGACACCTACGAGCAGTCCGTCCTCGCCTCCCTCACGGGACGCTTCTCGGTGGATCCCGTCGTCCACGCCTTCGGCCTCACCGCCCGGCGCTGCGGCATCCCGGCGGAGCACGTGACGGCCTTCTTCCGTTCGATGCGGGCGGACCTCACCGAGACGTCCCACACCCCGGAATCCCTCGAGGCGTACATCTACGGTTCCGCGGAGGTCGTCGGGCTGATGTGCCTGGCGGCGTTCCTCGTCGACCACCCCGTCACCCCGGAGGAGCGGGCGCGCCTCGAGCACGGGGCGCGGGCACTGGGCTCGGCGTTCCAGAAGATCAACTTCCTCCGCGACCTCGCGGAGGACTCCCGCGACCTGGGCCGCAGCTACCTCGGGGATCTGAGCGACGACACGAAACCGGCGTTCATCGCCGGGATCCGCGAAGAGCTCGCCGCCGCCCGCGACGTTCTCCCGCTGCTGCCCGGGCAGGCACGTGTCGGCGTCCTCGCGGCCACGGACCTCTTCTCCGAGCTCACCGATCTTCTCGACGCCGCCCCCGTCGCCGAACTCCGCGCCCGCCGACTGAGCGTGCCGATGCGCCGCAAGGTCGCTCTCGCCGCCCGCGCCATGGTGAAGGCGGGCCGATGA